A genome region from Setaria italica strain Yugu1 chromosome III, Setaria_italica_v2.0, whole genome shotgun sequence includes the following:
- the LOC101786940 gene encoding uncharacterized protein LOC101786940 — protein sequence MARWSAPTAAAVATVLGASLLYMALVASAQPPLPGNVQVISMNGKRNSKFTCTDTRKNSKRPGCTATCPNRCPKKCLVLCPTCKTFCLCDFYPGVSCGDPRFTGADGNNFYFHGKKDQDFCILSDAGLHINAHFIGKRNPAMSRDFTWIQALGIRFAHHHLYVGAARTVRWDAAADHLSLSLDDEAVPLPAFTGARWSPPTAPALSVTRTAQANTVVVELRGVFRIMANVVPITAEDSRVHGYGVTDDDSLAHLDLGFKFYDLTDDVHGVLGQTYRTDYVNRLNVTAKMPVMGGADNFVSSGLFETDCAVARFGRGSTATASAAAGAGNGIAMVTDAKYL from the exons ATGGCGCGGTGGtcggcgccgaccgccgccgcggtggccacCGTGCTGGGCGCGAGCCTTCTGTACATGGCGCTTGTGGCGTCGGCtcagccgccgctgccgggcaACGTGCAGGTCATCAGCATGAACGGCAAGCGCAACAGCAAGTTCACCTGCACCGACACCAGGAAGAACTCAAAACGCCCCGGGTGCACGGCCACCTGCCCCAACCGCTGCCCCAAGAAGTGCCTCGTCCTCTGCCCCACCTGCAAGACCTTCTGCC TGTGCGACTTCTACCCCGGCGTGTCGTGCGGCGACCCGCGCTTCACCGGCGCCGACGGCAACAACTTCTACTTCCACGGCAAGAAGGACCAGGACTTCTGCATCCTCTCCGACGCCGGCCTCCACATCAACGCGCACTTCATCGGCAAGCGCAACCCCGCCATGAGCCGCGACTTCACCTGGATCCAGGCGCTGGGCATCCGCTTCGCGCACCACCACCTCTACGTCGGCGCCGCCCGCACCGTCCGctgggacgccgccgccgaccacctcTCCCTGTCCTTGGACGACGAGGCCGTCCCCCTGCCGGCGTTCACCGGCGCCCGGTGGTCCCCGCCCACCGCCCCCGCGCTCTCCGTCACCAGGACCGCGCAGGCCAacaccgtcgtcgtcgagcTCAGGGGCGTCTTCCGCATAATGGCCAACGTCGTGCCCATCACCGCCGAGGACTCGCGCGTCCACGGCTACGGCGTCACCGACGACGACAGCCTCGCGCACCTCGACCTCGGCTTCAAGTTCTACGACCTCACCGACGACGTCCACGGCGTGCTCGGACAGACCTACCGCACCGACTACGTCAACAGGCTCAACGTCACCGCCAAGATGCCCGTCATGGGAGGCGCCGACAACTTCGTCTCCTCGGGCCTCTTCGAAACCGACTGCGCGGTCGCAAGGTTCGGACGCGGCAGCACCGCCACCGcttccgcggccgccggcgccggcaacgGCATCGCCATGGTCACGGACGCCAAGTACCTGTAG